The Halobacterium sp. CBA1132 genome has a segment encoding these proteins:
- the mutS gene encoding DNA mismatch repair protein MutS, with translation MGIVDEFLDLKSGTDADLLAMQVGDFYEFFAEDARTVADVLDLQVSEKSAHGSSYPMAGVPVDDLTPYVATLVERGYRVAIADQIEDGVDDIEREISRVATPGTFVDVTGADARYLAAVVRDDAWGLAFVDVTTGQFHVADADTETDVLTELHRFDPEEVLPGPDLRSDDDFLGRLRERADATLTLHEASAFAPGKAAHSVREQFGDGALDSLGVDSDSPAARAAGAAIDYVAATDAGVLASLTRLQPYRADDHVELDATTQRNLELTATMGGENEGTLFATLDHTVSAAGGRRLQAWLTRPLRDRAELERRQAAVGALADAPLARDALRDVLSDVYDLERLASRAAGGRADATDLLRIRETLAALPEAADALDSDPDLAESPVTEVLDGVDRETAAGVRAELDAALADDPPKTLREGGLLREGYDDELDDLLAEAREHEEWLDGLSSREKERLGITHLQVDRNKTDGYYIQVGNSETDAVPDEYREMKSLKNSTRYTTEELEDRERRILRVEEERGDLEYALFDDLRSWVGERAGALQRVGRALAELDALAGLAEHAAANRWVRPDLVDGDDLEIEGGRHPVVEQTTEFVPNDAAFGDGRRFLVVTGPNMSGKSTYMRQVALIVLLAQVGSFVPADSARVGLVDGIYTRVGALDELAQGRSTFMVEMQELSRILHAATERSLVILDEVGRGTATYDGISIAWAATEYLHNEVRAKTLFATHYHELTALADHLADVANVHVAAEERDGDVTFLRTVRDGATDRSYGVHVADLAGVPAPVVDRSREVLDRLREEKAVEARGSASEPVQAVFDVDSGEFTAGDGSVESESAADGGDADALDPEAREVLDDLRDVDVNETPPVELLSRVQEWQERLDE, from the coding sequence CGACCTGCAGGTCTCCGAGAAGTCCGCGCACGGCTCGTCGTACCCGATGGCGGGCGTGCCCGTCGACGACCTGACGCCGTACGTCGCGACGCTCGTCGAGCGCGGCTACCGGGTCGCCATTGCGGACCAAATCGAGGACGGCGTCGACGACATCGAGCGCGAAATTTCGCGGGTCGCCACGCCGGGGACGTTCGTGGACGTGACCGGCGCGGACGCCCGCTACCTCGCAGCGGTCGTCCGGGACGACGCGTGGGGGCTGGCGTTCGTGGACGTGACGACGGGCCAGTTCCACGTCGCGGACGCGGACACGGAGACGGACGTGCTGACGGAACTCCACCGGTTCGACCCCGAGGAGGTCCTCCCCGGTCCCGACCTCCGCAGCGACGACGACTTCCTCGGGCGACTCCGCGAGCGCGCTGACGCGACGCTGACGCTGCACGAGGCGTCGGCGTTCGCGCCCGGGAAGGCCGCCCACAGCGTCCGCGAGCAGTTCGGGGACGGCGCGCTGGACAGTCTCGGCGTCGACAGCGACAGTCCGGCGGCGCGGGCGGCGGGCGCGGCAATCGACTACGTGGCGGCGACGGACGCGGGCGTGTTGGCGTCGCTGACGCGCCTCCAGCCCTATCGTGCGGACGACCACGTCGAACTGGACGCGACGACCCAGCGCAACCTCGAACTGACGGCGACGATGGGCGGCGAAAATGAGGGAACGCTGTTCGCGACGCTCGACCACACGGTCTCGGCGGCGGGCGGCCGGCGGCTGCAGGCGTGGCTGACGCGCCCGCTACGGGACCGCGCCGAGTTGGAACGCCGACAGGCGGCGGTGGGCGCGCTGGCCGATGCACCGCTCGCTCGGGACGCGCTCCGGGACGTACTGAGTGACGTCTACGACCTCGAACGGCTGGCGAGCAGGGCGGCGGGCGGCCGCGCGGACGCCACCGACCTGCTGCGAATCCGGGAGACGCTGGCCGCGCTCCCGGAGGCAGCCGACGCGCTCGACTCCGACCCGGACCTCGCGGAATCGCCCGTGACGGAGGTACTGGACGGCGTGGACCGCGAGACCGCGGCGGGCGTGCGCGCCGAACTGGACGCGGCGCTCGCCGACGACCCGCCGAAGACGCTCCGCGAGGGCGGCCTGCTGCGGGAGGGGTACGACGACGAACTCGACGACCTGCTGGCGGAAGCGCGCGAGCACGAGGAGTGGCTGGACGGCCTCTCTTCCCGCGAGAAGGAGCGACTGGGAATCACGCATCTGCAGGTCGACCGGAACAAGACCGACGGCTACTACATCCAAGTCGGGAACTCCGAGACCGACGCCGTCCCCGACGAGTACCGCGAAATGAAGTCGCTGAAGAACTCCACGCGGTACACCACCGAGGAACTCGAAGACCGCGAGCGCCGGATTCTGCGCGTGGAAGAGGAGCGCGGCGACCTCGAATACGCGCTGTTCGACGACCTGCGCTCGTGGGTCGGGGAGCGAGCGGGCGCCCTGCAGCGCGTGGGCCGCGCGCTCGCGGAACTGGACGCGCTCGCGGGCCTCGCCGAGCACGCCGCCGCGAACCGCTGGGTTCGCCCCGACCTCGTGGACGGCGACGACCTCGAAATCGAGGGCGGGCGCCACCCGGTCGTCGAGCAGACCACGGAGTTCGTCCCGAACGACGCGGCGTTCGGCGACGGCCGGCGGTTCCTCGTGGTCACGGGCCCGAACATGAGCGGGAAGTCGACGTACATGCGGCAGGTCGCGCTGATTGTCCTGCTCGCGCAGGTCGGAAGCTTCGTGCCCGCGGACAGCGCTCGCGTCGGGCTCGTGGACGGCATCTACACCAGAGTGGGCGCACTGGACGAACTCGCGCAGGGGCGCTCGACGTTCATGGTGGAGATGCAGGAGTTGAGCCGCATCCTCCACGCCGCGACCGAGCGCTCGCTCGTCATTCTGGACGAAGTGGGCCGGGGCACCGCGACCTACGACGGCATCTCTATCGCGTGGGCGGCCACCGAGTACCTGCACAACGAGGTCCGCGCGAAGACGTTGTTCGCGACCCACTACCACGAGTTGACCGCGCTCGCGGACCACCTCGCAGATGTCGCGAACGTCCACGTCGCCGCGGAGGAACGCGACGGTGACGTGACGTTCCTGCGGACGGTGCGCGACGGCGCGACCGACCGTTCGTACGGCGTTCACGTCGCGGATTTGGCCGGGGTTCCGGCTCCCGTCGTGGACCGCTCGCGAGAGGTACTGGACCGCCTTCGCGAGGAGAAAGCCGTCGAAGCACGGGGTTCTGCGAGCGAACCCGTGCAGGCGGTGTTCGACGTCGATTCCGGCGAGTTCACGGCGGGCGATGGTTCTGTGGAGAGCGAGAGCGCGGCGGATGGCGGCGACGCGGACGCACTCGACCCGGAAGCGCGCGAAGTACTGGACGACCTCCGGGACGTGGACGTGAACGAGACGCCGCCCGTCGAACTGCTCTCGCGCGTGCAGGAGTGGCAGGAGCGACTGGACGAGTAG